From a single Nicotiana tomentosiformis chromosome 2, ASM39032v3, whole genome shotgun sequence genomic region:
- the LOC104117983 gene encoding protein OCTOPUS-like isoform X2, giving the protein MNPTTTADPTQPPPPPLPPPAQPPRSSFSCDRHPHEQFSGFCPECLCERLTTLDPSSSSSTNNNPSSSSSSVLKSLFSKTSKPTSFFPELRRTKSFSASKNEALSFLTGSNFEPQRKSCDVRVRNTLCSLFSLDEDSKKTSSQDPHSENTAHALVNRPVLESKEEEEEEPENDYVNHRDNGNVVNEITEESPVKNSFAEIVEEEVVNGDILLKPMKDHIDLDSSQAKKQTSGGGRDLKEIAGSFLSAASVFSKKWHNWRRKQKAKKRNNGDNNSSTTLSLENPISRRKYNRDTQSEIADYYGFGRRSCDTEPRFSLDIGRISVDDPRYSFDEPRASCDAHFVARSLPRIIPPMVSVIEDVPVVHVPRADDQIPVEEPRVSVSCINEDGGGGDMPGGSVQTRDYYLDSSSRRRKSLDRSNSIRKTAAAVVAEIDEMKAVSNAKVLPERDSNSNSNSTSLRDDLTETFELTGFKDNVSGIGIGERKGSKKSKKWAWNIWGFIHRKSNGNKDEEEDRYSRSNGVERSFSGSWQDIRRETNGDLRGGLNRNMFRSNSSVSWRNSTNIGGGSFGNVRNLGIDTNGHGKKKDDFVLERNRSARYSPNHMENGFLRFHFAPMRGSRRNLPAQTRPNGRSVLRL; this is encoded by the exons ATGAATCCCACCACTACTGCTGATCCAACGCAACCACCGCCACCGCCACTGCCACCGCCGGCGCAGCCTCCTCGTTCCTCCTTCAGCTGTGACCGACACCCACATGAACAGTTCTCTGGATTTTGCCCTGAATGTCTCTGCGAACGCCTCACTACTTtagatccttcttcttcttcctctactAATAATaacccttcttcttcttcttcctctgtCCTCAAATCCCTTTTCTCCAAAACTTCTAAACCCACTTCATTTTTCCCCGAACTTCGCCGCACTAAGTCCTTTTCTGCTTCCAAAAACGAGGCGTTGAGCTTCTTGACTGGTTCTAATTTTGAGCCCCAACGTAAGTCCTGTGACGTTCGAGTTCGTAACACTCTCTGCTCCTTATTTTCCCTTGACGAAGACTCAAAAAAGACCTCCTCCCAAGACCCTCATTCTGAGAATACTGCTCATGCTCTTGTCAATAGACCCGTCCTCGAGTctaaagaagaagaggaagaggaaccAGAAAACGATTACGTCAACCACAGAGATAACGGAAATGTGGTAAATGAAATAACTGAAGAGTCCCCTGTGAAAAACAGTTTTGCAGAAATTGTGGAAGAAGAGGTTGTGAATGGAGATATATTACTAAAGCCGATGAAAGATCATATAGATCTCGATTCTTCGCAGGCGAAAAAGCAGACTTCAGGAGGAGGAAGGGACTTGAAGGAAATTGCAGGAAGCTTCTTATCAGCTGCTTCAGTTTTCAGCAAGAAATGGCACAACTGGAGGCGAAAACAGAAGGCGAAAAAACGAAACAATGGTGACAACAACTCATCTACTACACTGTCATTGGAGAACCCCATTTCGAGGAGGAAATACAACAGGGACACTCAATCGGAAATTGCTGATTATTATGGATTCGGAAGAAGGTCATGTGACACTGAACCTCGATTTTCTCTCGATATTGGGAGGATTAGTGTTGATGATCCCAGGTACTCTTTTGACGAGCCACGAGCTTCTTGCGATGCCCATTTCGTCGCGAGGAGCCTTCCGAGGATCATCCCGCCTATGGTTTCAGTGATAGAAGATGTGCCAGTGGTTCATGTTCCACGGGCTGATGACCAAATTCCGGTGGAAGAGCCGCGTGTTTCAGTGAGCTGCATCaatgaggatggtggtggtggtgataTGCCTGGAGGGTCTGTTCAGACTAGGGACTATTACTTGGATTCATCGTCTAGGCGGAGGAAGAGCCTTGATAGATCTAACTCAATTAGGAAAACAGCAGCTGCTGTAGTGGCAGAGATTGATGAGATGAAAGCAGTTTCCAATGCTAAAGTTCTGCCTGAGAGGGACTcgaattcaaattcaaattccaCTTCTCTAAGGGATGATTTAACGGAGACTTTTGAATTGACAGGGTTTAAGGATAATGTTTCTGGGATTGGGATTGGGGAGCGTAAAGGGTCAAAAAAGTCGAAGAAGTGGGCGTGGAATATATGGGGTTTTATACATAGGAAAAGTAATGGGAACAAAGATGAGGAAGAGGACAGGTATAGTAGATCAAATGGGGTGGAGAGGTCATTTTCAGGATCTTGGCAAGACATAAGGAGGGAGACTAATGGTGATTTAAGAGGGGGTCTTAATAGGAATATGTTTAGAAGTAATAGCAGTGTTAGTTGGAGGAATTCAACTAATATTGGTGGTGGATCTTTTGGTAATGTGAGGAATCTTGGCATTGATACTAATGGTCATGGTAAAAAGAAAGATGATTTCGTATTGGAGAGGAATCGGAGTGCAAGGTATTCTCCTAACCATATGGAGAATGGATTCTTGCGGTTCCATTTTGCTCCGATGAGAGGCAGCCGGAGAAATTTACCTGCGCAAACTAGGCCAAATGGGAGGAGCGTGCTTCGATTGTA G
- the LOC104117983 gene encoding protein OCTOPUS-like isoform X1: MNPTTTADPTQPPPPPLPPPAQPPRSSFSCDRHPHEQFSGFCPECLCERLTTLDPSSSSSTNNNPSSSSSSVLKSLFSKTSKPTSFFPELRRTKSFSASKNEALSFLTGSNFEPQRKSCDVRVRNTLCSLFSLDEDSKKTSSQDPHSENTAHALVNRPVLESKEEEEEEPENDYVNHRDNGNVVNEITEESPVKNSFAEIVEEEVVNGDILLKPMKDHIDLDSSQAKKQTSGGGRDLKEIAGSFLSAASVFSKKWHNWRRKQKAKKRNNGDNNSSTTLSLENPISRRKYNRDTQSEIADYYGFGRRSCDTEPRFSLDIGRISVDDPRYSFDEPRASCDAHFVARSLPRIIPPMVSVIEDVPVVHVPRADDQIPVEEPRVSVSCINEDGGGGDMPGGSVQTRDYYLDSSSRRRKSLDRSNSIRKTAAAVVAEIDEMKAVSNAKVLPERDSNSNSNSTSLRDDLTETFELTGFKDNVSGIGIGERKGSKKSKKWAWNIWGFIHRKSNGNKDEEEDRYSRSNGVERSFSGSWQDIRRETNGDLRGGLNRNMFRSNSSVSWRNSTNIGGGSFGNVRNLGIDTNGHGKKKDDFVLERNRSARYSPNHMENGFLRFHFAPMRGSRRNLPAQTRPNGRSVLRL; encoded by the coding sequence ATGAATCCCACCACTACTGCTGATCCAACGCAACCACCGCCACCGCCACTGCCACCGCCGGCGCAGCCTCCTCGTTCCTCCTTCAGCTGTGACCGACACCCACATGAACAGTTCTCTGGATTTTGCCCTGAATGTCTCTGCGAACGCCTCACTACTTtagatccttcttcttcttcctctactAATAATaacccttcttcttcttcttcctctgtCCTCAAATCCCTTTTCTCCAAAACTTCTAAACCCACTTCATTTTTCCCCGAACTTCGCCGCACTAAGTCCTTTTCTGCTTCCAAAAACGAGGCGTTGAGCTTCTTGACTGGTTCTAATTTTGAGCCCCAACGTAAGTCCTGTGACGTTCGAGTTCGTAACACTCTCTGCTCCTTATTTTCCCTTGACGAAGACTCAAAAAAGACCTCCTCCCAAGACCCTCATTCTGAGAATACTGCTCATGCTCTTGTCAATAGACCCGTCCTCGAGTctaaagaagaagaggaagaggaaccAGAAAACGATTACGTCAACCACAGAGATAACGGAAATGTGGTAAATGAAATAACTGAAGAGTCCCCTGTGAAAAACAGTTTTGCAGAAATTGTGGAAGAAGAGGTTGTGAATGGAGATATATTACTAAAGCCGATGAAAGATCATATAGATCTCGATTCTTCGCAGGCGAAAAAGCAGACTTCAGGAGGAGGAAGGGACTTGAAGGAAATTGCAGGAAGCTTCTTATCAGCTGCTTCAGTTTTCAGCAAGAAATGGCACAACTGGAGGCGAAAACAGAAGGCGAAAAAACGAAACAATGGTGACAACAACTCATCTACTACACTGTCATTGGAGAACCCCATTTCGAGGAGGAAATACAACAGGGACACTCAATCGGAAATTGCTGATTATTATGGATTCGGAAGAAGGTCATGTGACACTGAACCTCGATTTTCTCTCGATATTGGGAGGATTAGTGTTGATGATCCCAGGTACTCTTTTGACGAGCCACGAGCTTCTTGCGATGCCCATTTCGTCGCGAGGAGCCTTCCGAGGATCATCCCGCCTATGGTTTCAGTGATAGAAGATGTGCCAGTGGTTCATGTTCCACGGGCTGATGACCAAATTCCGGTGGAAGAGCCGCGTGTTTCAGTGAGCTGCATCaatgaggatggtggtggtggtgataTGCCTGGAGGGTCTGTTCAGACTAGGGACTATTACTTGGATTCATCGTCTAGGCGGAGGAAGAGCCTTGATAGATCTAACTCAATTAGGAAAACAGCAGCTGCTGTAGTGGCAGAGATTGATGAGATGAAAGCAGTTTCCAATGCTAAAGTTCTGCCTGAGAGGGACTcgaattcaaattcaaattccaCTTCTCTAAGGGATGATTTAACGGAGACTTTTGAATTGACAGGGTTTAAGGATAATGTTTCTGGGATTGGGATTGGGGAGCGTAAAGGGTCAAAAAAGTCGAAGAAGTGGGCGTGGAATATATGGGGTTTTATACATAGGAAAAGTAATGGGAACAAAGATGAGGAAGAGGACAGGTATAGTAGATCAAATGGGGTGGAGAGGTCATTTTCAGGATCTTGGCAAGACATAAGGAGGGAGACTAATGGTGATTTAAGAGGGGGTCTTAATAGGAATATGTTTAGAAGTAATAGCAGTGTTAGTTGGAGGAATTCAACTAATATTGGTGGTGGATCTTTTGGTAATGTGAGGAATCTTGGCATTGATACTAATGGTCATGGTAAAAAGAAAGATGATTTCGTATTGGAGAGGAATCGGAGTGCAAGGTATTCTCCTAACCATATGGAGAATGGATTCTTGCGGTTCCATTTTGCTCCGATGAGAGGCAGCCGGAGAAATTTACCTGCGCAAACTAGGCCAAATGGGAGGAGCGTGCTTCGATTGTAG